The genomic window TTGATGTCAAGAGGATCAAAATTCTGTATAATTGCTAAAATTGACATCATATGATGTAAAATTTCTAAACAATACTTCCTCTGTTGCTCGATCTAGTGTGTAATCAAAAATGTAACAATGCAATTGTCATGCATCATGTGACTGTACAATATGTACTAATGTCATATAATAAAAGACTTCAAAGCAAATTAATCATGTTCAATGGTATGTATTCAGAATGGTCTGAGCAGCAGTGCTGGGGGTCACAGCATGGCATTATACGTGGATGAATCGCATTTTGCTCTGAGAGCTTTAATTATGAGtatgtgtgccatatttttgtcaaatgtgattttcaccccaatcgaaatttgtcctctgcatttatccatctgtgcagttagaacacacacacacataagggaTTACTAGGAGGCTTTgttgcacacgtgcccagagtggtgggcagccctagctcgCCGCCCGGGGGGCAGTTGGGGTTACGTGCCTTGTTCAAGGGCAACATCTCAGTTTTCTTGAACACACTATGACTTGGGCCTCCAGGCTCTGTATTTTACATACAAAAGGCTAAATGAGAGCTGTGTAAATAAGTCTTAAGCCTAGATTGAATAATTGGGCTTGTAACTGTGCCTCAAATTGATGCTGTAAGGCTGTTTGATAAGTAAGAGTCTTCATAGGACAAAGATTTACAAATAgctgtaattgtaataattatACGGACTAATGAAAACCCTCCATGTGGAGAGTGCAGTCGACCACGTGGGTTATGATGTGAAATGAGGACACTGTGAGATCAGACCATGCTTTTTGCATCATTGGGTTCATGCAGTAGAACCTCTGTTTCATTGGAATTTAGAAGAAAACAGTGAGTTGCTGTCCATTGTTTATGTCCTTTATTCACTCATTGTTGTTAATATTACAGGCATAATCAGGAtttgaagatatatacaactgagtatcatcgaCGTAACAATAGAAACACATATCATGTTTGCAAATAAATGTGCCTGACAGTAGTCTAATGAGAATTACATGGGGCATGGTATtgacccttgtgggacaccatattttacaaCTAGCAGCTCAGAGTATTCATTCCATACAAAGATAAATTGACAATTGTAACAGGGCAGCATGATCACAGAGGCAAGTAAGATTACAAATCCAGACAGGCTGCACCCTGAGGTTTTTGTCACTCTTTGGTCTGGTGGTGACGCACGTGTTTGCTGAGAGTAGGACTTGGGTCCAAGACCATATATGGTTGCTGCCCTCAGCCTTTGGTACAAAttttgtcagaagtgggatggtACTCTGATACCAACAGGACTGTTTCCATGGTTAAGAACCCATCCCTACTTTGACAGGATGGTTCAAAATCCATTGAAAAACCCTATTGAGGTGCATGGATGTGGTCCTGGAtgtaaggtggaggtgtgggacaGACGGAAAGTGTGAAGTGCAGGGGAACGTTCTGGTAGCATCAGTGGAGATCATCACTCTCTGATGGAGAGGGTGATGTGATGGAGACTGCCACTCCAGAAGGTTTAATGGGTGCTATAAGTTCTCATCATGAGAGCTGGCTCTTTGGCTTTGTGGTCAAGGCACCAGTTTTGTTGCGTTAGATTCATGTGGTCTTTGCCTTTGTCACAACCTTTTACAAGCGCTTCAAAATCttatgcattttagtttgattttggATTTAATTCCATATTTTGCAAATATGGATGTTTGTAGCATCTTTGGACAAGCCAGGGAAATGACTCCTTTTTGATTTTGAACCATTACTTATCAACAAATCATTCAAAGAAAAATGGACAGAAATTGATTTTGCTTTCTGAAACagattataacatatgtgtacCTGAAGTGAAGACAAAAAATGTCAGCAAAATTTTCAGTTGCAATAGTTTTTCTTAAAATCTCCAACATGAAAAGCTTGACTGTTCGACTGCTTCTATGACACAATTCTTGAACTATCCTTTCCAACAGATCCTACAATAGTGATTAAACTGAAATGACAACAAAAACAGTCTAATGCACAGTGATAACCAAACTCTACAGATCATCCATTAGTGGAGATTAGCCAAACAAACTCAGCCGCACACTGCAATTCATTGAGATATTTGACTAATGGGGAAGTTCCAAGTGTCCTCCCTTTGGTGATATACATTAGACAGTGGACACTAATGCCTAACATTAGTCCCACACTGTCacacctgtgtttgtttgttcatgggATTGTGGTCATATAAGTGTCCATGTGTATAAAAGGCCAGGATGGACAGTATTCAGACATTGAGCTAGAGTGTAGAAGCATCCAGATCATCTCCTCACACTGAAGCAACATGGAGCCCAGAGCCTCTCTCTACATTCTAGCCCTGCTGCTGGGTCTCTAccaggctctctctctcacagaacATCAGCATGTGGACATCATTTCACACATTATCACCATCAACAATGGTCAGACAAGTTGctggttgttttctttttattttaacatgctTCCTCTTAAGATGTATAAACACATTTGATAAATACTAAACATTTTACTATGGCAAtgctaaaacattttatttgaagTTCCTGTTATTTGGTTTTTGCAACCCAAATCCCTTTTTTGTACATGATTGCATGAAGGATCTAGTGAACAGTTGGTGGAGGGAGACATACTTTTGCCAAGTACCAGGAATGCTCTGGTCTGCCGGAGTAACAACTGCTTTTGGCACAAGTCTTCAACTGGAGTAGTGCAGGTCCCTTATGTCGTGAGTAAAGATTTCTGTAAGTAAAACCTCcagattcaggttcaggtttacATTGATGTTGATGTTATTTCTTAATGTTTTTGCTTGGTTCTTTTTCAGCTTCTTCTGACCTGAATGTAATTACCAGTGCCATGGCATCCTTCCACAGCAAAACCTGCATTCGCTTTGTTCGCAGAACGGTTGAACCTGATTACATCAGCATTCAGAACCTAAATGGGTGAGAGCAGGGAACTATTTGAATTATTTTACTTCTGTTATTCCTGTTTTGTACACATTGCCAATTGCTTGATGTCTGTGACCAGGACAGCCTTCTCCCTGTCTTTTAGGTGCTACTCTTCTATTGGCAGAACAGGTGGTTCTCAGGTGATCTCTCTCAGCAAAGACGGATGTGTGTACCATGGTATCGTTGAGCATGAGTTGAACCACGCGCTCGGTTTCTACCATGAGCATACCAGGAGTGACCGTGACAAGTATGTCAGGATCAACTGGCAAAACATTGACCCATCAATGCAGTCCAATTTTAACAAGGAGAACACCAACAACCTCAACACACCATATGACTACACCTCCGTGATGCACTATGGAAGAACTGCTTTCTCTGTTAACGGCCAGTACACCATCACTCCTATTCCTGATGCTTCAGTGGTGATAGGGCAGAGAGAGGAACTCTCTACCATTGATGTCAAGAGGATCAAAATTCTGTATAATTGCTAAAATTGACATTATATGATGTAAAATTTCTAAACAATACTTCCTCTGTTGCTCGACCTAGTGTGTAATCAAAAATGTAACAATGCAATTGTCATGCATCATGTGACTGTACAATATGTACTAATGTCATATAATAAAATACTTCAAAGCAAATTAATCATGTTCAATGGTATGTATTCAGAATGGTCTGAGCAGCAGTGCTGGGGGGCACAGCATGGCATTATACGTGGATGAATCGCATCTTGCTCTGAGAGCTTTAATTATGAGtatgtgtgccatatttttgtcaaatgtgatttttaccccaatcgaaatttgtcctctgcatttatccatctgtgcagttagaacacacacacacaagggattACTAGGAGGCTTTgttgcacacgtgcccagagcagtgggcagccctagctcgccgcccggggagcagttggggttacgtgccttgctcaagggtaaCATCTCAGTTTTCTTGAACACACTATGACTTGGGCCTCCAGGCTCTGTATTTTACACACAAAAGGCTAAATGAGAGCTGTGTAAATAAGTCTTAATCCTAGATTGAAAAATTGGGCTTGTAACTGAGCCTCAAATTGATGCTGTAAGGTTGTTTGATGAGTAAGAGTCTTCATAGGACAAAGATTTACAAATAgctgtaattgtaataattatatGGTCTAATGAAAACCCTCCATGTGGAGAGTACAGTCGACAACGTGGGTTATGATGTGAAATGAGGACACTGTGAGATCAGACCATGCTTTTTGCAGCATTGGGTTCATGCAGTAGAACCTCTGTTTCATTGGAATTTAGAAGAAAACAGTGAGTTGCTGTCCATTGTTTATGTCCTTTATTCAGTCATTGTTAATATTACAGGAATAATCAGGAtttgaagatatatacaactgagtatcattgACGTAACAAtgtgtcaggaatgccacctgatctttcttaatcaacctcacctgcccctcattaccacgcccccttcagccttacttaagcacttcaccagcacatctcagttgcgaagtattgccgactcatgccgcgtaccaagcctttctatatcctgtctgctctcctgtgtcctgaccctcgcttacgtccccgaccttgtctcctgcctaatccctctgtacctcctgacttctgctcccccggtatgaccctggaccgtcctgaccacgccaagaaaacgctgttactactgatcctagtactcgtgattcacctgcctgtgtttgtaccagcgtctcatttcaataaaagcggtgttcttccgcatttggatccctctctgcctgttcaatacgttacacaaTGGAAACACATATCATGTTTGCAAATAAATGTGCCTGACAGTAGTCTAATGAGAATTACATGGGGCATGGTATtgacccttgtgggacaccatattttacaaCTGGCAGCTCAGAGTATTCATTCCATACAAAGATAAATTGACAATTGTAACAGGGCAGCATGATCACAGAGGCAAGTAAGATTACAAATACAGACA from Brachyhypopomus gauderio isolate BG-103 unplaced genomic scaffold, BGAUD_0.2 sc190, whole genome shotgun sequence includes these protein-coding regions:
- the LOC143502108 gene encoding hatching enzyme 1.2-like, translated to MEPRASLYILALLLGLYQALSLTEHQHVDIISHIITINNGSSEQLVEGDILLPSTRNALVCRSNNCFWHKSSTGVVQVPYVVSKDFSSSDLNVITSAMASFHSKTCIRFVRRTVEPDYISIQNLNGCYSSIGRTGGSQVISLSKDGCVYHGIVEHELNHALGFYHEHTRSDRDKYVRINWQNIDPSMQSNFNKENTNNLNTPYDYTSVMHYGRTAFSVNGQYTITPIPDASVVIGQREELSTIDVKRIKILYNC